One segment of Clavelina lepadiformis chromosome 2, kaClaLepa1.1, whole genome shotgun sequence DNA contains the following:
- the LOC143446943 gene encoding uncharacterized protein LOC143446943, protein MPDRCVIKYCNEKAEAKHTSMFSFPKEDSVKQQWVSFVKASNPHWASKTGHKQSTICSQHFQYDDFANYQMFRMGFSSKLLLKKGAVPSIFTENVLRKLQSAKAEVDEDFTISGPDSNTKSVAILHVPLTVEKGVQCSLSIMQFEKSTQISTNSSDAGTQTDLLVSFPCTFIKSKKTKVS, encoded by the exons ATGCCAGATAGGTGTGTGATTAAATACTGTAATGAAAAAGCTGAAGCTAAACATACAAGCAtgttttcttttccaaaagAAGATAGTGTGAAACAGCAATGGGTGTCGTTTGTTAAAGCATCAAACCCGCATTGGGCCTCAAAAACAGGTCATAAACAAAGCACCATTTGCAGTCAACATTTTCAGTATGATGATTTTGCAAACTATCAAATGTTTAGAATGGGATTTTCTTCAAAGCTATTGCTTAAAAAAGGGGCTGTGCCGTCTATTTTTACTGAAAATGTATTAAGGAAATTACAATCCGCTAAAGCTGAAGTAGATGAAGATTTCACAATTAGTGGCCCAGATTCAAATACCAAATCTGTAGCAATTCTTCATGTGCCTTTAACAGTAGAAAAAGGAGTTCAATGTAGCTTGAGTATTATGCAATTTGAAAAGTCAACACAGATCTCTACAAACAGTTCAGATGCAG GAACCCAAACAGACCTACTAGTTTCGTTTCCTTGTACATTCATCAAGTCCAAGAAAACGAAGGTTAGctga